The Penicillium digitatum chromosome 6, complete sequence genome contains the following window.
TCCACTTCAAACTCAACTTCCAACTTCAACACGGCCCGGTCAACTTCCGGTGGGCGCACTCCTGGTAGCCCTGACAAATCTTTGCGCCGAACAATTAGCATCGCCTCATTTCCTCAACCGCCAAAGGCCAGTAGCCGTCCATCCACAGCATCATCGCTCTCTGGGATCCAAGGTGCTACTTTCAGTGTGCGACCCCAAAGAAGCTCGCGATTGAGTACAGGAACCACGAGCAGCTATCGGAGCTCGAAAACTCCATCACTACTTAACGGCAGTGGAGAGGTGAAATTCATATCAAGCGGAGATGCGCGAGATCCAGAGGCGTCTCCAACTCACAGTAGAAGTTCGTCCGCCCAGGGATCTTGCTCAACGAGTGCGACCACCTTTGAGGATGCGGATGATCCGATGGGAAAATCAATCTCTAAGCCAAAAGAAATGAAGGGCAATGTACTGGTCAGCGTGCGCGTTCGTCCCGACAACAACAGTGGAGGAGAGACTCCCCGAAATCATGGTGAATGGTCCATTGATAGCCGGCAAAGCCTCATCTCATACCGTGGGAAAGAAGGAGGCGATTACTTTTATGGTGAGGATAAAGTGTCCATTAGCCCACTTGCCCAGCCCGTCGTAACTAACCGTTGAGTAGATAATGTCTTTAATCCGCAAGAAAACAACGCCAAAGTTTATGATTCGGCTGCCAAACGTCTTGTCCGGCGCGTCATGGAGGGTTACCATGGAACGGTCTTTGCATATGGCATGACGGGAACCGGAAAGACTTTCTCTATGCAGGGAACAGCAACTTCCCCTGGTGTCATCCCGCTCGCAATCACCGACATCTTTTCCTTCATCAGAGAGACGCCACATCGGGAATTCTTGCTGCGGGTCAGCTATCTGGAAATCTACAACGAGAAGATTAACGACCTCCTTTCCGCCTCCGCTGCTAACGCCCCCGCGGGAGCTCAGCAAGAAGAAATAAAATTGAGAGAGGACAGCAAACGAGGAGTGTATGCAACGCCACTCAAGGAAGAGATTGTCCAGAGTCCAACGCAACTGCTCCGTGTGATCGCTCGAGGCGACCATGCACGACGAACGAGCAGCACGCAGTTCAATGCACGGAGTTCTCGAAGTCACGCGGTGGTTCAAATCGTGGTCGAGAGTCGAGAGCGAGTGCCCTCTGGCAGCGCCCAAGATAAGCGCTCGGGGATCGCCCCGGGTGGTGTGCGGGTATCAACGTTGAGTCTGATTGATCTAGCTGGCTCTGAGCGTGCCGCTGATGATAAGGAACGCCGCACGGAAGGTGCTCATATCAACAAAAGTCTGCTCACTTTGGGCACCATCATCTCTCGGCTCTCGGAAAACAAAGATAAACAAGGAAACCCTACGGACCGGGATGGGAGACATTTGCCTTACCGAGACAGCAAGTTGACCAGGCTCCTGCAACCAGCTTTGTCCGGTGGCTCGCTTGTGAGTATTCTGTGCACCATTCAACTCACAAGCGCGGTCAATTCGCACACCGGGGAAACTCTGAACACCATGAAATTCGCTGCGCGGGCGAAGAACAATATTGTCAGTCATGCCAaaaaggccgaggaggcttacagcggtggcggcggtgATTCTGGAAGTCGGGTACTTCTTGAGCGTTATCGCATGGAGATCCAGGCTCTTCGCAGTCAGCTTGACATCCAGGCCAAATCCCAGGCGGAGAAAGAACTTAAATGGGACGAACAGCAGTATGAAAAGGAAGCACAGGCCCGACACGAGGAACAGGTGCTGGAAATGCAGTTGGCTCGGACTGCGCTCAAAGAGCGGATTGAGCATCTCAATCGTCTGATTTTGAGCTCCAAGTCCACCGGTGTAAACTACCATAACAGCCTCTCTGCATTTGGACGTCTCTCCCGCATGTCTGCAACGGATTCGGGTACGCGGTCACTACGTTCTTCCACAAGCCAATCTACGTTGGGTGCTGGCCATTCATCGACTCGGCCCGTCTCGTTCGCATCTGTCAACAGCAACGAGGACGAATATGATATTGGTGAATTTGGCGATGGTAAAGCCAGCTTGCAGCGCCAGGTCACTGCGCTGCAGGCTGATCTCGGTGATAAAAACCGTTATATCTCTACCCTTGAGCGCCGGCTGCTCCAGGCAAGACGGTCCAGCCACTCCCGAATGTCAGGGGGTATAAAGCCCGCAAATCCCACAATTGCGGAGCATCCCGATGTCTCGGCTTTAATTCGCGAGAAAGATATGGAGATCAATGAGCTCCGGTTGCAGCTCGATGATAAAGATCGTATGCTTGCCGCGCTTCGATCCGCAGCTCGGCATCGAGACTTGGCTGCTGTGACCAATGACTCGCAGTCACCAGAGCTGAAGAGCAAGAGTGGGTCTACTGCTGGGGATGCAGACGGTTTTGTAGGAACCAATGGCTTCATTGCGCGGTCTGGGAGTCCAAGCAAGCGTCCCTTGTCTGGTGAAAGTGGAAGGGGGGAGGCGGGAAAGAATATGGACGAGGTCTCACGCATGCTGGAGGAAATGATCCAGGGTCGAACAGAAAGTGGGCACCATGCCAAGAACAGAAGCGTTGCTAGTGACAGCCAACGAGTGTCCTCATCAGCGGAGGTGCCGAGTCCAAACCCAACTGCTCCCTTGTGGGATCCGAACCTCAGCTCGCCATTCCGAGGTTGAACCTCTCactacttttttttttttttggcttcttttttttcatgtttTTGCGGAAGCTCTTTGATTTTATTTAATCTGATACCCAATTCATAGGTTTACTTTCTTGCGCGTGTATTTAATCCAAGCTACATTGGAGATCGAGTGTAAGATATGGTTTTCTGGCTTGTTTGCCATGCGGTGGATAGTATACGCCCATAAAAGGTCCATATGTTGTCATAATAGACTGTTGAAATTGTGTACACTCTACGTGGATGTATTATCATGAAATGATCTCCAACTCGCCTTCTCTGTCCTTGGCATAGACATCCTTCCACTGATCCCACAACCGCATCAGCTCCTCCACATATCGAGAATGGAGTTCGTCAATGTACTGATCGTTGATCTTGTCGCGGTTCGGCTGCTGCATAACCGGAATTGGTCGTCCGACCACAATATTGAGAGGGGTTCGATAGGGCATCAGCCCGACATCGTAGTTGAAAACCCCGCGTGCATGGAACAGGGGGATAGTGAATCCTAAAGTCTGTTTTACAAGCATCTGAAGCTTGTGGATAAATGGGTGCTGATCCGAGTCTATTTGATCATAGAGGTCATTTTCACCGAAGGCCAAGACAGGCACCAGATCAGCTCCCGTTCGAATGGCAAGCTTAACGAACCCTTTGCGACGCTTCAACACGAGACGTAAAGAATGAGGCCTGGCATTGAGAGATTCCCGGGCACCTCCCACGACGATCGTGATTGCTCGTCCCATTCCCTCCCCATCTGCGCCTCCTTTGGTGAGGATATTCTCACATGATTCCCGGGAAACACTGGCAAGTCCCATCGCAAGTGCATATTCTCGATAGAAAGGAATGCGGAAGTTCGCATCCAGCGTCAACAGGGTGTTGGTGATTCCTGGAAAAAGCCTGGAGAAACCCAATGCTTCCGTCCCAAATGCGGCGAATGCGCCATGGGAGATAATACCATGTGGATGGTATCCGAATATGTACTTCTTTGTAGACGGAAGCGACTCCTCACGGTGAAGACGAGCAGGGAAGTAAGATGCATACACTTTCCAGATAGGAAGTGAGCGCAAGAATGGGCTACGTCCCTTGAGATGACCCGATGTAGCAGCAGTAGAGAAAAGAGATATATAAACGAGATATGGGACCAGGAGTGGCCAGGACAACGGAATGGCGCAtgtgaagaagaagccagTCAGGAATATAGCGATGGTTAAAGTATGACATAGCACCACGAAGGTTTGTAAGCGTCTCTCAAGACCAATATTTAGAGGCGCCCAGTGAATGCTATATAAGATCAGTTTTGAACTAAATTGGAAAGTTGTTGGACGTGTCTTACCGTCTTCTTCCGCGATTCGACTGAGATGTAGACGCCGAGGCATGGCTAGCTGGCCGAGTCTCTCCGTTCATTGTTGAATGGGAGGAGGTGTTTCCCTCCGTACTGACAGTACTTCTGCACAGCTCTCTGTCTGGGCTCGGGTCGTGGTAATGCGAGAGATGCTAGAGCTCATGTAGATTGCCAGAGGTTATTGGGGCTGCGGTCCCGGAATAAGCTCTCGGTCAAGGATTCAATGGAAATGATCTGTACAACTTCGCCTAAGGTGTGAAACAGGATATCACATCCCCAATTCCGAGTAATCAACGATGAGGGGCACACGCTAAGTTGAAGACATGACGTTGGATGTGGGATACACCCGGAAACGGGCCCGATTAGGTAATCCATGGCTTCCACCAGCCACGGCTGAAGTCGGCGATCCAGCTATCACGGAGTACACacaaaacctcaaatacgcGTGGACTTGTTCACTCTTGCATCATGTTCAATTTTGAAATTCTTTTGATTCTTAGGATATATCTAGCTCGAAACAGGCAATCATAGAAAGTGCAAACACCCAATAACTCCAAGTTCTATGCCCAATGCGCTTCACATGCAGATGTGCATAAAATCTATGCTTTGATCATGAAGATCTACTTCATGTTAGCAAAAAGATCATTGAAAATATTTGCTGCATAGCTTACCTCGTTGAGAGACTTGTCATCCATGATagctctcttcttctgggcGATATGGCGTGACCGAGTGACATTCCGTCCCATGGGCCGCCGCTCCCTGGATATCGTTGCTGCTACCTTGACTTCCGGTTCAGATGACTTGTCTGAAGAATCACTCTCCTCCGTATCAGCCTTTCtcttcttggacttctttttcttcttcggttCCGAGCTTGATTCGTTGCCATCGTTTTCATCTCGAGAGCGCGATTTCTTGGATTTAGATttggacttggacttggacttTGATTTGCGGATTGGGGCATCCGATTCACTTGAAGAGGTTTCGTCGTCCTCGGTGGTCTTGGTGTGTTCTTTCTTGTCCAATTTTGATTTCTTGGTTTTTGTATCCTTGGGGGTCGGCGGAGGGATCTCGGCTTCTTTTTCCTGTGCCAAAAGTCCACCGCTGACGAACCTGACTTCCGGGAATTTCAGGGCAGCATATCGAGCCAATCGAACATCATCGCGCTTTTGTTCATCCTTCTTCAATTCTACTTCGCTCTTGCCATTGAGTCGACCAAGCAATCCTTTGAAGGCATCAAGTCCAGTAGGCTCATTCTCTCGTCCAATACGAGCACCCAATCCGAGATTATCGTCCTTCAGGGTGACTTTGATGTGGGAAGCGCTGGCGGCAGTCAACAAGTTGGCGTGCGCGGCATCCTTCGCTCCCAGAAGACTTCCAGGAATCCAACCCTGGGAGCTCATGATTCGATGTCCGAACCCGGTCGTGGACCGGGTCCATTTGGTATTATTAGGATCATTCCCAATCTTGGTACTTCTACTCAAGCGTTAGAAAATCATATTTGAAAATAATTTGGGTTGTCACATACTTCCGCGGCCCTGCTAAACCCATGGCGACAATTTCGGATTAAGCGTAGAAGTGTTTAAAGATCGAagaatccaaaaaaaaaaaaaaaaaatgcgaGAGGCGCGGGATGAGTAAGCAACCGATAAGAGGCCTCCCGATGTCTAGGGACCTCGCGGGGAGAAGAAAGATCTCGGGAGCTTTTGACAACTTCACCTCAGCTCTACAATAATTTTTATCTAAttgttttgattttgttGCGGGGATTGACAGTTGAagatctttcttctctttattgGGGTGAAGTGGTTCTATCTTGGGAGATCTAAATCGCTAAAGTAGGCTAAAATTATTGATGTGGAAGAAAGCAATGCTACTGCTTCTCCCCACTCTCTGATTCCTCTTGCATCATGTCGAATCTTCGGGTTCTTTGTCGAGACCAACCTCAACGTACGCTTGCACTGGCTTCATCAGAACATGCCCTAGTGTTTCACTACACATCAACAGATACCAGTGTGAAGGACAGCCCGCGCTGTCAGGTTGAGTTCGTGGATTTAGGAACAGTGGACTTGAAGGGCTACAGACCGTTAGGATATGGATATGGTACACTTGGGCTTGTCACTCTCAATGAAGATGTGTTTGTCTGCGTCGTCACAAGCTCCTCGCAAGCTGCCACCGTGAGACCCGGAGAAACTGTGTCAAGAATTGACAAGGTAGGCTTCTGTATGTCCCCTATGCTATCTTTGCGCTCGAGTTTACTGCTAACTATATCAGACTGTCTCAATCGTTCAGAATACGAGTACGGCCTAGATCATGAGACCGGGTCTCAATTTGCCGCCGAGGAGGGACTTGGCACGGACGGGAAGGATGTGATAACTGACCATCCTTTTCTGGCGTTGAAGAAGCTCCTTGGAGATGGAAGTTTCTATTACAGCCTCGATTTCAACCTCACAGATCGCCTACAAAACCGGTAACCTATCACCTCCTTGGCTCTTCGCTGGCCGACCTCTCTTTCAACTAACAAAACTTCAAGGGCCAACAAACCTGTAGCATTCGACATCGACACTCTTGATGAAGACATGCTGTGGAATTCGTACATGATCAATCCACTTCTCTTGTTCCGGAGCCACTTGCCACCGTCCGATAAGGCCAAATTAGATGCATCGCAGATGTTAACCTGTGTTATCCGTGGATTTGCCAGTACACTCAAAGTGCCAGCGACGGTCTCAATTCTTCCTCATGTGCGGACAAACTTTCCTTCTATGCTGACAATCATATCTCGACAATCTTCTCGGCGCGCTGGTACGAGGTTTAACTCGAGAggcattgatgatgatgggaaTGTTGCCAACTTCGTGGAAACCGAAACTATCTTGTGGATTTCGCCGGGCATCGCATTCTCCTATGCTCAAATCCGAGGCTCGGTGCCTATTTTCTGGGAACAAGCTCCAGGCCTCATTCCGGGGCAGCAAAAGATCGAAGTCACGCGGTCGAGCGACGCAACACAGCACGCATTTAACAAACACTTCGAATCCCTGGAGTTAGAGTATGGTGCAGTACATGTGGTAAATCTGCTAAGTGAGCTGAAGCCCGGGGAAGCAGAGTTGTCGTCCAAGTATCGACAGCACGTCAGCAAGAGCTCAACCCGACAGAAAGAAGGTGATGGGACTGCTCCACGTCGGAGCCTCTTGCGAATGACCGAATATGATTTTCTTGCTGAGACCCGAGGTCCTTCGGGATACGAAGCCAGCTCCCAGATCAAACATGAGCTTATTGACTCACTAGATGAGTTTTCCTATTTTTTGTCGGAAGATTCACGCCGTCCTAACAAACCTCCTTTCGACAAGTATGATGCAGTGAACATCTCTTCGGTCATTTTACAGCAAGAGGGCGTTTTTCGGACCAATTGCTTGGATTGTCTGGACAGAACAAACCTCGTCCAGACCATAATTAGTTTGACGGCACTAGAATCATTTTTATCACAACAAGGCGGCAATCTTAACTCGGACATGCAGGTTCGGCATTCGACCATCTGGGCTGACAATGGTGATGCTCTTTCGAAGATTTATGCCGGAACTGGCGCGCTCAAGTCCTCTTTCACCCGGCACGGAAAAATGTCACTTGCGGGGGCACTTGCAGATGCGCGGAAGAGTGCCACTCGACTTTATGTCAACAATTTTACAGACAAAGCTAGACAAAGGACAATTGATCTTCTCTTGGGAAGGTTAACAAATCAACTCCCTGTATACCTCTACGATCCAATCAATGATTTGGTTATGGAGGAATTGAACCGCCGAACTCCAGAGTATTCTTCGCGCAAACGAGTGCGGTTCTGGGTCGGTACTTTCAATGTGAATGGACGTGATGAAGGCCCAGGCACCGATCTCACTCCGTGGCTTTTCCCAGAGTCAGATGAGTCCGACGAAGATCCATCAATCTTTGTTGTTGGATTCCAGGAAATTGTCGCTCTGAGCCCTCAACAGATTATGTCCACCGACCCCAGTACCCGCAAGGTCTGGGAAAGAGCAGTCCACGATTGTCTAAACAGCCATTCAAAGGCGAAAGGAACTGGGAAATACGTGCACCTGAGAAGTGGTCAGCTAGTCGGCGCCGCCGTTTTGCTTTATGTAAAAGAAGATTCACTGAGGTACATCAAGAATGTTGAAGGCAGTGTGAAGAAGGCAAGTCATTCCAGATTCTTGAAGGTGTTGTTTTAACTAACTGGTATTCCTAGACCGGCCTCTCCGGGATTGCTGGCAACAAGGGCGGCTGTGCTATTCGGTTTGACTTCTCCAACACGAGTGTTTGCTTCGTTACGGCCCATCTTGCTGCCGGGTTTGCAAACTACGATGAAAGAAACAGAGACTACGAGATCATCGACCGAGGGTTACGGTTTCAAAAGAACCGGTCAATCGCTGATCATGATGCAGTGATCTGGTTGGGTGATTTCAACTACCGAATTGGATTGGGCAACCCAAGCGTAAGAGAGCTCATATTGCAGCGAGACTACCAAAGGCTATATGACAACGATCAAGTAAGTCAAATAATCAAATAACATTTTCGGGGGCACCTGACGTTGGTTTAACAACAACAGTTGAATTTACAGATGGTAGCGGGCAGGGTGTTCCGGTTCTATTCAGAAGGCCTAATTGAGTTCCCGCCGACCTACAAGTACGATGTTGGAAGAGACACCTATGATACGTCGTGAGTACTTTTTGGATCTAACAAAAAGAAGCAACTAATGTCTGGCAGTGAGAAAGCAAGGATCCCCGCATGGTGTGATAGAATATTATGGCGAGGAAGCAACCTACGGCAGACAAACTACCAAACTGCAGATTTGAAAGTGTCTGACCACCGCCCAGTCTGGGCAACCTTTGATTGTGTCATTGATATAGTTGATCATGCACTGAAGGAAAATCTGAGGCGATCAATATACGAGGAGAAGCAGGGTCATGGTCACACTTCTCTTGACTCTGTCTCTCTTTTGGACTTGGATGATGGCGAAACCACACTGCAAATTTCTATCGCACCGGGGCTGCCACCGGCAAGCTCCGACACAAGCCGGTGGTGGTTAGATAATAGTGAGTGTTTCAGCCTGTGAATGTATAGTGGGTTTGCTAACGCATGACAGGTGCACCAGTAAAAGCTACAGTACAACCAAAGCAAGGTTATATTCCAAATCCCCAACGCATATCCAATCCATTTTCTGCAGATGTCGACTGGGTGCCAAGTCTAGGCCCGATGGAGAACAGAAACACCGACCCTATCCAAGATACTAGGAAGAAGCCCATGCTACCTCCACGACGCGACACTTCTGAGTCCCCCGGAAGGTCTCTCTCACCCCCAGCAGTTCAAACGGGGAAAATTCGACCGGCTGTTCCTCGAAAACCGCTTTCACTAAGTTTTCAGGCGAAAATCGAAACAGTATCACCGGGTCAACACACATCATGGCAGGATGGTCCAGGGAGTGGCGTGACTGCTGTTGGCTCTACCGATCTTCTCAGTGACTCGGTTAGTGAGCAGATCGAGTGGAAGCCGCTTCTTCAATGACAGCGGCTCATTGATGTACACATGTAATCTCTCCAAATTTTCTAAATATGGATTATGACTGTTTCGATCTACAGATTAGTCTCCATGTTGAGAAGGCCAGTAGCTAGACCTTGTAttaatcgtgccaagcgcccaacacgCCTTCGTGTATTGGTGCGCAccactcaacgataattTTTCAAGTTCACATCAACTTTCTTAGCGTTTCACACTCTAACATGATGGCCGATCAAATTGAAACTCTCAAGGATCGAATTTCAAAGGGTATCAATGCATTTCATTAAGCCAAAAATCCTAAAATCGCCCCGTTAGCGCGGGAACTTAGGGTTCCGTAGCAGCTACtactagacttccgcaaagctcgaaaagctcgaaaagctcgaaccccgacccttttgagggtcgagtcgggtcgggtttcgagcttttcgagcttttcgagctttgcggaagtctagcTACTACGCGCCTATATCCACAGGCGCGGTAGTAAAACCAATTCTATAAGCGCTAAAAAGACCCTAAATCCTATCATATAAAGTCACCCAAAATAGATATATAACTCGCTAACTTTATACAATAAATGACGATTTTCTATAAGTAAAATACTACTTATAGATTCTACTTTATCTCTTACTTTAGTATATTTCTTATGAGAATGACTAcatgcacaccccttagcgtcattttttgctatctgcacacctttagtctTATCCTCGGTAAGCTAGGCAGCAAGCTCCGCTAAGATCCGCGCACTCCGGTAAAGTAGCTTTACTCGATAACGaataacgtaattcccaagcgagctggccaccccaaccaaaacacgcccaggaattagatcttagttagttcaaccacccactatgccaccaattcgtattcaatcctctcgaaattcaatagagcaggagggtaggatcctactagctatccaggcttttaagaatcaagaaatctcttcaattcgtgaagtggcccgccgttttaacgtcccaagatccacccttgatgatgatgatgatgaattcattgacccgatttagctcgctttacatacatgctgctatgcgggggttgcgtcccagagcccgctcccgacgataaatggtggtgcattcccagtatgcagatccaccctgtgagcaggactcgatttctcgaggtcctgccacctgaaaagtaaggccacaaaccggccggcgtaatgcaaacaagacaaaagaaatgtaaagaaagtcaatccatctgcccggtgtagatggtttcccgtagtccccgcgggcgcagagtgtccccttctttctctgcaatgcaccttccacttcttcacttctctacctccacttcttcatccagctccccgagtcaccgagtccctgtatccccaggactgccaggtctacttgctgcatcactccggcaggtcgaacacgaataggttcgggtcatggcgccatgcttcttcgtcttcatcggcagcgtgcgttgttctccatgtgcgttggtgtgaggtgacctcggcggacctggcgcccggccactgtgatgtgttccctgtttctccaacattcgcagtgtcttgggttggtttcggttttgaatcctcctccccctgctccttacccatggcgaccgagtccactgactgaaactgtcccaagagtcccgatgcgatcatgaacttcgccacgatcggcgctgccttcacttctgtcaacattgcttgttctccaagcgttgtcgacaccccctccataaacaattcctccaccatctccgaccgcagttccttcagaagcgggcactccagcaagacatgcttcacactctggtttcccaggtcacattgacagcgcggtgagtcgcttcgcttgattttggacagatattcagcaagtccgatgatacctgtgcggagttggatcaaaactgatgttgtcgctttccgcaggcccttccaataagtcaaatttgacttgcttggcacctcgatcatcctcctcgtcctcctcgctgtcctctttgatcctccctttgtccatgccttctcccacgcgatcgtcgattctcgcttcacactcttgctcgctgcggcggcaagccggatagatcggttgtggttgacattggtgttgacattggtgttgtcattggtgttggcattggtgttggcattggcattggtatcatgaatgttggtctcggtggtggtagctgcttcttttgcatacatgtctgcagcctcattccccggaatgccttcatgtgcggggacccagcgtagttccacctggattttatcattgcaccattccaacagccggagacatccttcaagatatacctggccagatggcattcgtgggttttggatggctctgagcgtcgcctggttatctgtaaagatgaccactccactcttagccagacagtcccgccattcgttgtcatcattgaacctttctttgatgacttccaatgccatctcgatagcacgtagctcggcagcgtacacagtggcgtcgtcgtcggtccccatattacacagcctggcttcattccgcctgtatgggtatgccgggtacactgcggccccaatgccgccttgatacccgctcccatcggtatagagccttgctggtgcatagagttgttcggtggttcgcttgtgtgtgtttattgctcgctctctctcctcaatgtatacccttggtggcttggtccatggtgcctggatgtatgccttcctgctctcccaagtactcgccaatggccccaagggtgtagtgaggcagccacccttcttccaggtttgggcctccatcggtgtatacccccccctttgcttttgcatgtgtcctctctccactagcattgttttcggcactgcgtatgccgggcctgtacgtatacgaatagcagccaactggactagccggtcaagctgctgctgcataggtagcaaatgcagttcaatatccagtgcctccctagcagttgttttgaaggcaccgctcattaaacaggctgcccttgactggatgtttgcaaattgtttcacgtagcttcgttctcttagtgtgctggtcagcggtgagtgccaggcagctgctccgaagagcatctgtgggatcatcactgcttggtagatagcacgcatagcggagagagatgctccccatgtggagccagtcagtcctcttagtgcttgtaaactgacgccggccttagcaagcatttgctgccggtggtgctggaaagttaaccctgggtctagccagaccccgaggtaccgctccgctgttgtggtggcctgtactgtggtgccctgcagtactagtggtgtgtgctcttcccccccagattccgggttaacgaagtggataagggcatacttcttaggatcgaacaccgaggcatgcctagctgcccaggcgtcggcatattggcatgccttttgcagctttgagatggtttcatgctcatccttcccgatgacaatgaaggcaacgtcgtctacccatccacttgtcttcacaccctcacagccctctaccagatctgcattgtagattaggtaaaggattggagagagaggtgacccctgtgggataccagttggtgttgggatactctctgacaccccttctggtatacggattctagtacttcgggatgtaaggaatgctttcacccaaggtgcgagctgaccgagtccccttttgcggaggttgtagagtaacctttcgtgagaaacgttatcgtacgctccggatacatcaagtagtagcatgcttgctatcttgcctttcccccaagctcttcgtatccggccgatgatcgactggatagcatggtcgactgagattcccttcctcccgccgaaatgggtatccggaagcaatttgtatgtttccactgcgtagctaattcgtcgggcaaccactgcctcgaggaacttgccgagtgtattaagaag
Protein-coding sequences here:
- a CDS encoding reverse transcriptase, which encodes MASFLSDKAVQKADVIAVQEPWINSQSTTTHYPNKATHQLVFPKELEGERARVCLFVSKRIDPGSWSCKTVSKGYQLLKLRRNHLDGWTDLFMHNIYNNDDGETVEKLNRELAQRPYAEHILIGDMNLHHPTWSGIGSKAKATAAAERLLDIAGIHNLSLTTETGSPTWRRNEQASVLDLTFVSNTLAERVVECQVGTDHGSDHYPVVTTIDIGTPPYEPPKRRNWKATDDKKLIEFIERQLTNTTTNTNNTTTTNTTTNPQNLTTADDVEAECQAFIQIINDAVDISTPWAIPSQWANPSFTPECQEAVKEVRQLRRRHERTGDPYDKELYKAARNRKTRLIKIALRRYHRRKVQEVIEEGPGGMWRMSKWARNRQGAYDQGVTPSIKIPGGLAETVEEKAAAFQQAFFPVPPPADLSDIDSKVINHDPTEINRGPIRFPEITHQEIKQAVKASPPDKAPGEDGLPNSLWHKLIEIPTVLDTISRIYNACIRLDLVEGCEGVKTSGWVDDVAFIVIGKDEHETISKLQKACQYADAWAARHASVFDPKKYALIHFVNPESGGEEHTPLVLQGTTVQATTTAERYLGVWLDPGLTFQHHRQQMLAKAGVSLQALRGLTGSTWGASLSAMRAIYQAVMIPQMLFGAAAWHSPLTSTLRERSYVKQFANIQSRAACLMSGAFKTTAREALDIELHLLPMQQQLDRLVQLAAIRIRTGPAYAVPKTMLVERGHMQKQRGGYTPMEAQTWKKGGCLTTPLGPLASTWESRKAYIQAPWTKPPRVYIEERERAINTHKRTTEQLYAPARLYTDGSGYQGGIGAAVYPAYPYRRNEARLCNMGTDDDATVYAAELRAIEMALEVIKERFNDDNEWRDCLAKSGVVIFTDNQATLRAIQNPRMPSGQVYLEGCLRLLEWCNDKIQVELRWVPAHEGIPGNEAADMYAKEAATTTETNIHDTNANANTNANTNDNTNVNTNVNHNRSIRLAAAASKSVKRESTIAWEKAWTKGGSKRTARRTRRMIEVPSKSNLTYWKGLRKATTSVLIQLRTGIIGLAEYLSKIKRSDSPRCQCDLGNQSVKHVLLECPLLKELRSEMVEELFMEGVSTTLGEQAMLTEVKAAPIVAKFMIASGLLGQFQSVDSVAMGKEQGEEDSKPKPTQDTANVGETGNTSQWPGARSAEVTSHQRTWRTTHAADEDEEAWRHDPNLFVFDLPE
- a CDS encoding Endonuclease/exonuclease/phosphatase, producing MSNLRVLCRDQPQRTLALASSEHALVFHYTSTDTSVKDSPRCQVEFVDLGTVDLKGYRPLGYGYGTLGLVTLNEDVFVCVVTSSSQAATVRPGETVSRIDKVGFYCLNRSEYEYGLDHETGSQFAAEEGLGTDGKDVITDHPFLALKKLLGDGSFYYSLDFNLTDRLQNRANKPVAFDIDTLDEDMLWNSYMINPLLLFRSHLPPSDKAKLDASQMLTCVIRGFASTLKVPATVSILPHVRTNFPSMLTIISRQSSRRAGTRFNSRGIDDDGNVANFVETETILWISPGIAFSYAQIRGSVPIFWEQAPGLIPGQQKIEVTRSSDATQHAFNKHFESLELEYGAVHVVNLLSELKPGEAELSSKYRQHVSKSSTRQKEGDGTAPRRSLLRMTEYDFLAETRGPSGYEASSQIKHELIDSLDEFSYFLSEDSRRPNKPPFDKYDAVNISSVILQQEGVFRTNCLDCLDRTNLVQTIISLTALESFLSQQGGNLNSDMQVRHSTIWADNGDALSKIYAGTGALKSSFTRHGKMSLAGALADARKSATRLYVNNFTDKARQRTIDLLLGRLTNQLPVYLYDPINDLVMEELNRRTPEYSSRKRVRFWVGTFNVNGRDEGPGTDLTPWLFPESDESDEDPSIFVVGFQEIVALSPQQIMSTDPSTRKVWERAVHDCLNSHSKAKGTGKYVHLRSGQLVGAAVLLYVKEDSLRYIKNVEGSVKKTGLSGIAGNKGGCAIRFDFSNTSVCFVTAHLAAGFANYDERNRDYEIIDRGLRFQKNRSIADHDAVIWLGDFNYRIGLGNPSVRELILQRDYQRLYDNDQLNLQMVAGRVFRFYSEGLIEFPPTYKYDVGRDTYDTSEKARIPAWCDRILWRGSNLRQTNYQTADLKVSDHRPVWATFDCVIDIVDHALKENLRRSIYEEKQGHGHTSLDSVSLLDLDDGETTLQISIAPGLPPASSDTSRWWLDNSAPVKATVQPKQGYIPNPQRISNPFSADVDWVPSLGPMENRNTDPIQDTRKKPMLPPRRDTSESPGRSLSPPAVQTGKIRPAVPRKPLSLSFQAKIETVSPGQHTSWQDGPGSGVTAVGSTDLLSDSVSEQIEWKPLLQ